A genomic window from Microbacterium sp. H1-D42 includes:
- a CDS encoding CBS domain-containing protein, with amino-acid sequence MSTQRIFVARLAGCAVFDPAGDRVGKVRDVVIVYRKTAAPRVIGLVIEIPGRRQVFLSIGRVTSIRAGQVISTGLINVRRFQPRHGEVRVLAEFLGRRVSLVDGSGTATVEDVAIEQDRHGEWAITQLFLRKPKTNPSPFAKGPTTFAVWNEVAELRMPGESQSAEQLVATYSEMHAADLATTLLDLPQQRRIEVAEELPDGRLADALEEMPEDDQIGIIDRLDDERAADVLDEMEPDDAADLLAQLPPERLEQLLALMDPEEAEDVRTLLRYGPDTAGGLMTPEPIVLSADATVAEALALIRRHELHPALAAAVFVTLPPFETPTGRLLGVVHFQRMLRYPPHERLGAILDDSLEPVSVTASAAEVARMLASYDLVSLPVVDAVHRLVGVISVDDVLDYLLPDDWRTTDAEESTDTADAGAGGAR; translated from the coding sequence GTGAGCACACAACGGATCTTCGTCGCGCGCCTGGCCGGGTGCGCCGTGTTCGATCCCGCCGGCGACCGGGTGGGCAAAGTCCGCGATGTCGTCATCGTGTACCGAAAAACCGCCGCGCCCCGTGTGATCGGCCTCGTCATCGAGATCCCGGGCCGCCGCCAGGTGTTCCTCTCGATCGGACGCGTCACCTCCATCCGCGCCGGTCAGGTGATCAGCACCGGCCTGATCAACGTCCGCCGCTTCCAGCCGCGACACGGCGAAGTGCGCGTGCTCGCCGAGTTCCTCGGCCGCCGTGTGAGCCTCGTCGACGGCTCCGGCACGGCGACGGTCGAAGACGTCGCGATCGAGCAGGATCGCCACGGAGAGTGGGCCATCACGCAGCTGTTCCTGCGCAAGCCCAAGACCAACCCCTCGCCGTTCGCGAAGGGACCGACCACGTTCGCAGTGTGGAACGAGGTCGCCGAGCTTCGGATGCCAGGAGAATCCCAGTCCGCCGAGCAGCTCGTGGCCACCTATTCCGAGATGCATGCCGCTGACCTCGCCACGACGCTGCTCGACCTGCCGCAGCAGCGCCGCATCGAGGTCGCAGAGGAGCTCCCGGACGGGCGCCTCGCCGACGCGCTCGAGGAGATGCCGGAGGACGACCAGATCGGCATCATCGATCGCCTCGACGACGAGCGCGCCGCCGACGTGCTCGACGAGATGGAGCCCGACGACGCCGCCGACCTGCTCGCCCAGCTGCCCCCCGAGCGTCTCGAGCAGCTGCTCGCGCTGATGGACCCCGAAGAAGCCGAGGACGTGCGCACTCTGCTGCGCTACGGCCCTGACACCGCCGGTGGTCTCATGACGCCGGAGCCGATCGTCCTCTCTGCAGACGCCACCGTCGCCGAGGCGCTCGCTCTGATCCGCCGGCACGAGCTGCACCCCGCGCTCGCTGCCGCCGTCTTCGTCACGCTGCCGCCGTTCGAGACGCCGACCGGCCGCCTGCTGGGCGTGGTGCACTTCCAGCGGATGCTGCGCTATCCCCCGCACGAGCGACTCGGGGCGATCCTCGACGACAGCCTCGAACCGGTGTCGGTGACGGCGTCGGCCGCCGAGGTCGCGCGCATGCTCGCCAGTTACGACCTGGTCTCGCTGCCAGTGGTCGACGCAGTGCACCGACTCGTCGGCGTGATCAGCGTCGACGATGTGCTCGACTACCTGCTGCCGGATGACTGGCGCACCACCGACGCCGAGGAGAGCACCGATACCGCCGATGCCGGCGCGGGCGGTGCCCGATGA
- a CDS encoding DUF1003 domain-containing protein gives MARANRLDTPGSRGAGRVPAQSSDRFGRFTEWVARAMGTPAFLVILTLFCAVWVTWNTLMPEQLRFDDAALGFTALTLMLSLQASYAAPLILLAQNRQDDRDRVQIEQDRQRAERNLADTEYLAREIVALRLALEERSSQAVTRDVLRQELKALLAELGDDRTDERGRDRDDTR, from the coding sequence ATGGCCCGCGCCAATCGCCTTGACACCCCGGGCAGCCGCGGTGCCGGTCGCGTCCCCGCTCAGTCCAGCGATCGATTCGGCCGATTCACCGAATGGGTCGCCCGCGCGATGGGCACCCCGGCGTTCCTGGTCATCCTCACCCTGTTCTGCGCGGTGTGGGTCACCTGGAACACCCTGATGCCCGAGCAGCTGCGTTTCGATGACGCTGCTCTCGGCTTCACGGCGCTGACCCTGATGCTGTCGCTGCAGGCCTCGTACGCCGCCCCCCTCATCCTGCTCGCGCAGAACCGCCAGGACGACCGCGACCGCGTGCAGATCGAGCAGGACAGGCAGCGCGCCGAGCGCAACCTGGCCGACACCGAGTACCTCGCCCGCGAGATCGTCGCCCTGCGCCTGGCTCTCGAGGAGCGCAGCTCGCAGGCCGTCACCCGCGACGTGCTGCGCCAGGAGCTGAAGGCCCTGCTCGCCGAACTCGGCGACGACCGGACCGACGAACGAGGCAGGGATCGCGATGACACCCGCTGA
- a CDS encoding P-loop NTPase: MTPADRVRAAVAAVTDPELRRPIGDLDMVRDITVHDGTAHVGIVLTIVGCPAAQRIEQDVRTAAASVPDVTDVNVDVGVMTPDERRALTEKLRAGRPARQMPFGPDSLTRVILVSSGKGGVGKSTITANLAVALAQQGLRVGLVDADVHGFSIPGLLGIAPGTQPTRIDDLMLPPVAHEVKTVSIGMFLREGEEVVAWRGPMLHRTVQQFLTDVFFGDLDVLLIDMPPGTGDIAISIGQILPHAEVLVVTTPQSAASDVAIRSGLVARQTGQKVIGVVENMAAFTLPDGTLVDLFGAGGGAEVAGALSSDAEAVPLLASIPLSPALRQGGDAGIPVVLDDPDDLAAHAIIELARTIAQRGRGLAGRSLPMRLT; encoded by the coding sequence ATGACACCCGCTGACCGGGTGCGCGCAGCGGTCGCGGCCGTCACCGACCCCGAGCTGCGCCGCCCGATCGGCGACCTCGACATGGTGCGCGACATCACCGTCCACGACGGCACGGCGCACGTCGGCATCGTGCTCACGATCGTCGGTTGCCCCGCCGCCCAGCGCATCGAACAGGACGTGCGCACTGCCGCAGCATCCGTCCCCGACGTCACAGACGTGAACGTGGATGTGGGGGTGATGACCCCCGACGAGCGCCGCGCGCTCACCGAGAAGCTGCGAGCAGGGCGTCCGGCTCGGCAGATGCCGTTCGGGCCGGACTCGCTGACCAGGGTGATCCTGGTCTCGAGTGGCAAGGGCGGCGTAGGCAAGTCGACGATCACCGCGAACCTCGCCGTCGCCCTGGCCCAGCAGGGCCTTCGGGTGGGGCTGGTGGATGCTGATGTGCACGGCTTCTCGATCCCTGGCCTTCTCGGCATCGCGCCGGGCACCCAGCCGACGCGCATCGACGATCTGATGCTGCCCCCGGTCGCCCACGAGGTGAAGACGGTGTCGATCGGGATGTTCCTGCGCGAGGGCGAGGAGGTCGTCGCGTGGCGCGGACCGATGCTGCACCGCACAGTGCAGCAGTTCCTCACCGACGTGTTCTTCGGCGACCTGGACGTGCTGCTCATCGACATGCCGCCCGGCACCGGCGACATCGCCATCTCCATCGGGCAGATCCTGCCGCACGCCGAGGTGCTCGTCGTCACCACCCCGCAGTCAGCGGCGTCCGACGTGGCGATTCGTTCTGGCCTGGTGGCCAGGCAGACCGGTCAGAAGGTGATCGGCGTCGTCGAGAACATGGCCGCCTTCACGCTGCCCGATGGCACGCTGGTCGACCTGTTCGGCGCCGGTGGCGGCGCCGAGGTGGCCGGCGCGCTGAGTTCGGATGCGGAAGCCGTGCCGCTGCTGGCATCCATCCCGCTCAGCCCGGCGCTGCGCCAGGGCGGCGATGCGGGCATCCCGGTCGTGCTGGACGACCCCGACGACCTCGCGGCCCACGCGATCATCGAGCTCGCTCGGACGATCGCCCAACGTGGCCGGGGACTGGCAGGGCGCTCCCTGCCGATGCGTCTGACCTGA
- a CDS encoding twin-arginine translocase TatA/TatE family subunit — MEFGLTFDKLLLIGLVAVLIIGPERLPKAAEGFAKFVRRAGEYLRDTRSKMRDELGPEIDEVDWRKLDPRQYDPRRIIRDALFEEPDFTAAPVAKPASSNPFTTDPVQSPRTPMTRTAFSRATPPPFDAEAT; from the coding sequence ATGGAATTCGGGTTGACCTTCGACAAGCTGCTGCTCATCGGCCTTGTCGCTGTGCTCATCATCGGTCCTGAGCGCCTGCCGAAGGCGGCGGAGGGGTTCGCGAAGTTCGTGCGTCGGGCGGGGGAGTACCTGCGCGACACACGCAGCAAGATGCGCGATGAGCTCGGACCTGAGATCGACGAGGTGGACTGGCGCAAGCTCGACCCGCGTCAATACGACCCGCGCCGCATCATCAGGGACGCCCTGTTCGAGGAGCCCGACTTCACCGCGGCGCCGGTGGCCAAGCCGGCCTCGAGCAACCCGTTCACCACCGATCCCGTGCAGTCGCCGCGCACGCCGATGACACGCACGGCGTTCTCGCGTGCGACGCCGCCGCCGTTCGACGCCGAAGCCACCTGA
- a CDS encoding class I SAM-dependent methyltransferase encodes MSEHDANARFARETIAEPSAIARARAHAVELGAAPVSPGIGAQCAVLAATSGARSIVEIGTGAGVSGLWLLRGAPQAVLTTIDNEPEHLGVARQSFADAKIPPARARFITGRAADVLPRMNEGAYDIVLVDADPENVIEYVEHSLRLVRNGGLVLVPRVLAGGKVADPVQRDAVTTAYRSLIQETQESQAVLAALSTTGEGLLQLARISE; translated from the coding sequence ATGAGCGAGCACGACGCGAACGCCCGATTCGCCCGCGAGACCATAGCGGAGCCCTCTGCCATCGCGCGCGCCCGCGCGCATGCCGTCGAGCTCGGCGCCGCGCCCGTCAGCCCTGGCATCGGTGCGCAGTGTGCTGTGCTGGCCGCGACCAGCGGCGCGCGTTCGATCGTCGAGATCGGCACTGGTGCCGGCGTATCCGGGCTGTGGCTGCTGCGCGGCGCCCCGCAGGCAGTGCTGACCACCATCGACAACGAGCCCGAGCATCTGGGCGTCGCTCGCCAGTCGTTCGCCGACGCGAAGATCCCGCCGGCACGGGCCCGCTTCATCACCGGCCGTGCCGCAGATGTGCTGCCCCGCATGAACGAGGGCGCCTACGACATCGTGCTGGTCGACGCAGATCCCGAGAACGTGATCGAGTACGTCGAGCACAGCCTGCGCCTGGTGCGCAACGGGGGGCTCGTACTCGTGCCCCGCGTGCTCGCGGGCGGCAAGGTCGCCGACCCGGTGCAGCGTGACGCGGTCACGACCGCATACCGGTCGCTCATCCAGGAGACCCAGGAATCGCAGGCGGTACTCGCCGCGCTCTCCACCACGGGTGAAGGCCTGCTGCAGCTCGCGCGCATCTCGGAATAG
- a CDS encoding DUF3117 domain-containing protein, with product MAAMKPRTGDGPMEAVKEGRLIIVRVPLEGGGRLVVSVNDAEAKELHDVLAGVVNPA from the coding sequence ATGGCAGCGATGAAGCCGAGGACTGGCGACGGGCCGATGGAAGCCGTGAAGGAAGGTCGACTGATCATCGTGCGGGTTCCGCTCGAAGGCGGCGGCCGTCTGGTCGTGTCCGTGAACGATGCAGAAGCGAAGGAGCTTCATGACGTGCTTGCCGGCGTTGTGAATCCGGCCTGA
- the dapE gene encoding succinyl-diaminopimelate desuccinylase, protein MVLDLTASAADLTRALCDMDSVSGGEGPLADDIERAASAYDHLEVIRHGNTVVARTNLGRPQRVVIAGHIDTVPINGNVPTRDIEIDGVPHIWGRGTVDMKAGVAVQLKLAAELTEPAVDITWMWYDNEEVDESKNGLFLLSSARPDLFAADFAILGEPSDGRVEGGCNGTLRAIVRTHGVRAHSARSWVGENAIHGAAPILARLAEYRAREIEVEGLGYREGLNAVAIRGGIAGNVIPDLCEVEVNYRFAPIKSIDDAQAHVRGVFAGFEVEFTDAAAGARPGLDAPIAQRFLAAVGGEAHAKYGWTDVARFSAMGVPAVNYGPGDPHLAHHDEERVPLAQIDDVERGLRAWLSGS, encoded by the coding sequence ATGGTGCTCGATCTGACCGCATCCGCCGCCGACCTCACTCGCGCCCTCTGCGACATGGACAGCGTGTCCGGGGGTGAGGGGCCGCTGGCCGACGACATCGAACGGGCCGCATCGGCGTACGACCATCTCGAGGTGATCCGGCACGGCAACACCGTCGTCGCCCGCACCAACCTCGGGCGCCCGCAGCGCGTCGTCATCGCAGGACACATCGACACCGTGCCGATCAACGGCAATGTGCCGACCCGCGACATCGAGATCGACGGCGTGCCGCACATCTGGGGACGCGGCACTGTCGACATGAAGGCCGGTGTCGCGGTGCAGCTGAAGCTCGCCGCCGAGCTCACCGAGCCGGCCGTCGACATCACCTGGATGTGGTACGACAACGAAGAGGTCGACGAGTCGAAGAACGGCCTGTTCCTGCTCTCGTCAGCGCGTCCCGACCTGTTCGCAGCGGACTTCGCGATCCTCGGCGAGCCGTCCGACGGACGGGTCGAGGGCGGATGCAACGGAACACTGCGCGCGATCGTGCGCACCCACGGTGTCCGCGCACACAGCGCGCGCTCCTGGGTCGGCGAGAACGCGATCCACGGTGCTGCGCCGATCCTCGCCCGCCTCGCCGAATACCGAGCGCGTGAGATCGAGGTGGAGGGCCTTGGGTACCGAGAGGGACTCAACGCCGTCGCGATCCGTGGCGGGATCGCCGGCAATGTGATCCCGGACCTCTGCGAGGTCGAGGTCAACTACCGCTTCGCGCCGATCAAGAGCATCGACGACGCGCAGGCGCATGTGCGCGGCGTCTTCGCCGGCTTCGAGGTCGAGTTCACGGATGCCGCCGCCGGCGCCCGCCCAGGACTCGACGCACCCATCGCGCAGCGGTTCCTCGCTGCAGTCGGCGGTGAAGCGCACGCGAAGTACGGCTGGACGGACGTCGCCCGGTTCTCGGCGATGGGGGTGCCCGCTGTCAACTACGGCCCTGGCGACCCGCACCTGGCTCACCACGACGAAGAGCGCGTCCCGCTCGCGCAGATCGATGACGTCGAACGCGGACTGCGGGCGTGGCTGAGCGGGTCCTGA
- the dapD gene encoding 2,3,4,5-tetrahydropyridine-2,6-dicarboxylate N-succinyltransferase has product MSSERTVSAMGLATIASDETVLDAWFPTVRFGESDAGDAAALEQHAGTDERRAVRTEVIGLTIDLDASVASTPDAYLRLHALSHLLVRPNEVNLDGIFGHLPTNAWTNAGPMLPADAARLRPALLRHGIQVQGLDKFPRLTDYVQPEGVRIADASRVRLGAHLAPGTTVMHEGFVNFNAGTLGPAMVEGRISQGVVVGANSDIGAGASIMGTLSGGGSHRVSIGERALLGANAGIGISLGDDSVVEAGLYVTAGSKVVLSDGPVDAFGAKPTVKAAELSGRAGVLFWRNSLTGAIEAKSRAGSGVTLNDALHA; this is encoded by the coding sequence ATGAGCAGCGAGCGCACCGTATCGGCAATGGGACTGGCGACGATCGCGTCGGACGAGACAGTGCTGGATGCCTGGTTCCCCACGGTCCGCTTCGGGGAGTCGGATGCCGGCGACGCAGCCGCCCTCGAGCAGCACGCCGGCACGGATGAGCGGCGCGCGGTGCGCACCGAGGTCATCGGACTCACGATCGATCTCGACGCATCCGTGGCATCCACGCCCGACGCCTACCTGCGCCTGCACGCTCTCTCGCACCTCCTGGTGCGCCCCAACGAGGTCAATCTCGACGGGATCTTCGGGCACCTGCCCACGAACGCCTGGACCAATGCCGGGCCGATGCTGCCCGCCGACGCCGCCCGCCTGCGCCCTGCGCTGCTTCGGCACGGCATCCAGGTGCAGGGGCTCGACAAGTTCCCGCGACTGACCGACTACGTCCAGCCCGAGGGCGTGCGCATCGCCGATGCGTCGCGCGTGCGCCTTGGTGCGCACCTCGCACCTGGCACCACCGTGATGCATGAGGGTTTCGTGAACTTCAACGCCGGCACCCTCGGGCCTGCGATGGTCGAGGGCCGCATCTCGCAGGGCGTCGTCGTCGGCGCGAACAGCGACATCGGCGCCGGCGCCTCGATCATGGGCACCCTCTCGGGCGGCGGCAGTCACCGCGTCTCGATCGGCGAGCGCGCCCTGCTCGGCGCGAACGCCGGCATCGGCATCTCGCTGGGCGATGACAGTGTCGTCGAGGCCGGTCTGTACGTGACGGCCGGGTCGAAGGTCGTGCTCAGCGATGGGCCGGTGGATGCCTTCGGTGCGAAGCCGACGGTGAAGGCCGCAGAGCTCTCCGGACGCGCCGGTGTGCTGTTCTGGCGCAACTCGCTGACCGGCGCCATCGAGGCGAAGTCGCGTGCGGGCTCGGGCGTGACTCTGAACGACGCACTGCACGCCTGA
- a CDS encoding DEAD/DEAH box helicase: MPTFLDLGVPAALANVLAADGKTEAFAIQRDTLPDSLAGRDLLGRGRTGSGKTIAFALPLVARLAASASKRQPGRPRGLVLAPTRELATQIAATISPLAAAANMRVTTIFGGVSQRPQETAMRNGVDIVVACPGRLEDLMKQGVVSLKDVEIAVLDEADHMADLGFLPGVTRILSATPANGQRLLFSATLDRGIDSLAKRFLHNPVSHEVDEASVPVGEMTHRVLVAADADAKKKLVQDMASGLGRRIMFTRTKHQAKKLAKVLTAAGIPSVDLHGNLGQNARERNLAAFSADPADGGVRVLVATDVAARGVHVDDVELVVHVDPPVEHKAYLHRSGRTARAGAAGTVVTLMLPEQRKDVHDLLRKAAIKVAPEPATAAAVDELVGERAPHVKPAPPQQQSQPKQGGGRGAGRGQSAGGGQQAAGGSRRRRSGGQAAGGQGGAASAGQSQRQGQRGQGGQSQGNQGGRAQGQRDQAARGQNAPRGERSQGGSSRPAHGGPTQGAPRTQGSRRASRPQGR, translated from the coding sequence ATGCCTACCTTCCTCGACCTCGGCGTGCCCGCCGCCCTCGCGAACGTTCTCGCGGCCGACGGCAAGACTGAAGCGTTCGCCATCCAGCGCGACACGCTGCCCGACTCCCTCGCGGGACGCGACCTGCTCGGCCGCGGCCGCACCGGCAGCGGCAAGACCATCGCGTTCGCGCTGCCCCTGGTGGCGCGACTGGCAGCATCCGCCAGCAAGCGCCAGCCCGGCCGCCCGCGTGGCCTCGTGCTCGCCCCGACGCGCGAGCTCGCCACGCAGATCGCGGCGACCATCTCGCCGCTCGCTGCCGCAGCGAACATGCGCGTGACCACCATCTTCGGCGGCGTGAGCCAGCGCCCGCAGGAGACGGCCATGCGCAATGGCGTCGACATCGTCGTCGCCTGCCCTGGCCGTCTCGAAGACCTCATGAAGCAGGGCGTCGTCTCGCTGAAGGACGTCGAGATCGCCGTGCTCGACGAGGCCGACCACATGGCCGACCTCGGCTTCCTGCCCGGCGTGACCCGCATCCTGTCGGCCACGCCGGCGAACGGGCAGCGCCTGCTGTTCAGCGCCACGCTCGACCGTGGCATCGATTCGCTCGCCAAGCGCTTCCTGCACAACCCGGTCAGCCACGAGGTCGACGAGGCCAGCGTGCCGGTCGGCGAGATGACCCACCGGGTGCTCGTCGCCGCCGACGCGGATGCCAAGAAGAAGCTCGTGCAGGACATGGCATCCGGCCTCGGCCGCCGCATCATGTTCACGCGCACCAAGCACCAGGCCAAGAAGCTGGCGAAGGTGCTCACCGCCGCCGGCATCCCCTCGGTCGACCTGCACGGAAACCTCGGCCAGAACGCCCGTGAGCGCAACCTCGCGGCCTTCAGCGCCGACCCGGCCGACGGCGGCGTGCGTGTGCTCGTCGCGACGGACGTCGCTGCGCGCGGCGTGCACGTCGATGATGTCGAGCTGGTCGTGCATGTCGACCCGCCCGTCGAGCACAAGGCGTACCTGCACCGCTCCGGCCGCACGGCGCGCGCCGGTGCCGCCGGCACCGTGGTCACCCTGATGCTGCCTGAGCAGCGCAAGGATGTGCACGACCTGCTGCGCAAGGCCGCGATCAAGGTCGCGCCCGAGCCCGCGACCGCCGCCGCTGTCGACGAGCTCGTGGGCGAGCGCGCCCCGCACGTGAAGCCTGCTCCCCCGCAGCAGCAGAGCCAGCCCAAGCAGGGTGGCGGTCGCGGTGCAGGCCGTGGGCAGTCCGCCGGTGGCGGGCAGCAGGCGGCCGGTGGTTCGCGCCGTCGTCGCTCCGGTGGCCAGGCCGCCGGCGGTCAGGGCGGTGCGGCATCCGCCGGGCAGTCGCAGCGTCAGGGCCAGCGCGGCCAGGGCGGGCAGAGCCAGGGCAATCAGGGCGGTCGCGCCCAGGGACAGCGGGATCAGGCCGCCCGCGGCCAGAACGCTCCCCGCGGTGAGCGCAGCCAGGGCGGGTCCTCGCGTCCCGCGCACGGCGGTCCCACGCAGGGCGCACCTCGCACGCAGGGTTCCCGTCGCGCCAGCCGCCCGCAGGGCCGCTGA
- a CDS encoding SHOCT domain-containing protein gives MDDVMFEAAPDLMGVFFVLFGVLFVGAVIFIIVVSVRNWRVAKQAGYDPLAMETQLAAQVGRSALLAPAGATAASSPAKSIEERLIELDGLHARGVISDGELAAARAKALEG, from the coding sequence ATGGATGATGTGATGTTCGAAGCCGCGCCCGATCTGATGGGCGTCTTCTTCGTGCTGTTCGGCGTGCTCTTCGTCGGCGCCGTGATCTTCATCATCGTGGTCAGCGTGCGCAACTGGAGAGTCGCCAAGCAAGCCGGCTACGACCCGCTCGCCATGGAGACGCAGCTGGCCGCCCAGGTCGGCCGCAGCGCTCTTCTGGCGCCTGCAGGAGCCACGGCGGCATCCTCGCCTGCGAAGTCGATCGAGGAGCGTCTGATCGAGCTCGACGGCCTGCACGCACGTGGTGTGATCTCAGACGGCGAACTCGCCGCTGCCCGTGCGAAAGCGCTCGAAGGCTGA
- a CDS encoding citrate synthase: MTIQTQQEVGVSAAQPEKATLSIGDTTAEFPLLRSTSGTNSIDFSTLTRQTGYTGLDYGFVNTASTKSAVTFIDGDKGILRYRGYPIEQIAKNCTYLEVAWLLIYGELPTPAELADFDERIRRHTLLHEDLKHFFSALPHTAHPMSVLSSAVAALSTYYEGQTDPNNPEHVEINMIRMLAKLPVIAAYAHKKSVGQAFLYPDNSLSFVDNFLKLNFGVHSEPYEVNPVMSKALELLLILHEDHEQNASTSTVRLVGSTGANQFASISAGIQALSGPLHGGANEAVLTMLGQIRESGESMQRFVERVKNKEDGVKLMGFGHRVYKNYDPRAKLVKDAADEVLASLGVSDPLLDLAKELEEIALADDYFKERRLYPNVDFYTGVIYKAMGFPTRMFTVLFAIGRLPGWLAQYRELNLDPQTKIGRPQQLYTGSPERQFPTR; this comes from the coding sequence ATGACGATTCAGACGCAGCAGGAGGTTGGCGTGAGCGCAGCTCAGCCCGAGAAGGCGACCCTCTCGATCGGTGACACGACGGCGGAGTTCCCTCTCTTGCGTTCCACCAGCGGAACCAACAGCATCGACTTCTCGACGCTCACTCGCCAGACCGGGTACACCGGTCTCGACTACGGGTTCGTGAACACGGCATCGACCAAGTCGGCCGTCACCTTCATCGACGGCGACAAGGGCATCCTGCGCTATCGCGGCTACCCGATCGAGCAGATCGCGAAGAACTGCACGTACCTCGAGGTCGCCTGGCTGCTCATCTACGGTGAGCTGCCCACCCCGGCCGAGCTCGCCGACTTCGACGAGCGCATCCGCCGGCACACATTGCTGCACGAGGACCTGAAGCACTTCTTCTCGGCGCTGCCGCACACCGCGCACCCGATGTCGGTGCTCTCTTCGGCCGTGGCCGCGCTGTCGACCTACTACGAGGGTCAGACCGACCCGAACAACCCCGAGCACGTCGAGATCAACATGATCCGCATGCTCGCGAAGCTTCCGGTGATCGCGGCGTACGCGCACAAGAAGAGCGTGGGACAGGCCTTCCTGTACCCCGACAACTCGCTGAGCTTCGTCGACAACTTCCTCAAGTTGAACTTCGGCGTGCACTCCGAGCCGTACGAGGTCAACCCGGTGATGTCGAAGGCGCTCGAACTGCTGCTGATCCTGCACGAGGACCACGAGCAGAACGCCTCGACCTCGACGGTCCGCCTGGTCGGCTCCACAGGGGCGAACCAGTTCGCGTCGATCTCCGCCGGCATCCAGGCGCTCTCCGGCCCGCTGCACGGCGGTGCGAACGAGGCCGTGCTGACCATGCTCGGTCAGATCCGCGAGTCGGGCGAGAGCATGCAGCGCTTCGTCGAGCGCGTGAAGAACAAGGAAGACGGCGTGAAGCTGATGGGCTTCGGGCACCGCGTCTACAAGAACTACGATCCGCGCGCGAAGCTCGTCAAGGATGCCGCAGACGAGGTGCTCGCCTCGCTCGGCGTCAGCGACCCGCTGCTCGATCTCGCGAAGGAGCTCGAGGAGATCGCGCTCGCAGACGACTACTTCAAGGAGCGTCGCCTATACCCGAACGTCGACTTCTACACCGGCGTGATCTACAAGGCCATGGGCTTCCCGACCCGCATGTTCACTGTGCTGTTCGCGATCGGTCGCCTGCCGGGCTGGCTGGCGCAGTACCGCGAGCTGAACCTCGACCCGCAGACGAAGATCGGCCGCCCGCAGCAGCTGTACACGGGATCGCCGGAGCGGCAGTTCCCCACCCGCTGA